The Candidatus Bathyarchaeota archaeon DNA window TAAAAGCTGAAATGCCCGCAAAAATGCCTGAAGTAGAAAAACCTAAGGAAATTGAAAAGCCAACTGTAGCGCCTGTTCCCAAGGAAAGAATAAAGATTTCTCCAGTCGCAAAAAAAATCGCTAAGGAACGCAAAATTGATGTAACAAATATCAAAGGTACTGGACCCGGCGGCAGAATAGTCAAGAAAGACGTGTTAAGCGTTCTTGACGAAACCAAAGCTCCTACCGCTGCACCTATAGCGCCACCTGCAATCGAGCCAGTAAAAGTGGAAAAGATTATTGATATAATCGGAATAAGGAAAACGATATCCGAGCGCCTGTCCCAGAGTTATCGCACTGCTGTGCACACAATATTAATGACGAGAGTCGATATGACGGAAACTATAAAACTACGGCGAGAACTCCTTGCAGAGATGGAAAAAACAGCTAAGGCATCTCTAACTTATACAGGCATTCTGGTTAAGGCTGTGGCAATAGCACTTAAAGATCATCCCATTATAAACTCGACTCTAGAGGGAGACAAAATCAAAATACTTGAAGACATTAACGTAGGTGTAGCTGTCGCGCTGGAAGAAGGGTTAATAGTTCCTGTGGTTCAGAACGCTGATAAGAAAGCCCTCTCGGAGATCGCTCTCTGCCTGACAGAACTGACGGAAAAGGCGAAGCATCGTCTTCTTTCCTCAGATGAGGTAACTAGAGGCACTTTTACTATAACAAATCTTGGCATGTATGGAATAGACACGTTTGTGCCAATAATTAATCCACCTGAGAGCGCGATATTGGGAGTCGGAGAAATAGATGAGAAACCAGTGGTGGCTGATGGGCATATCGTGGTGAGATCCGTAATGAACCTGAGTTTAGTGTTTGATCACCGAGTTTTCGGTGGAGCCCAAGGCGCTAAGTTTCTACAAACATTGAAGCGAATTTTGGAAAATCCTTCAACACTACTTAACTAGGAACTCCGAGTAGTCGGCAAACCATGATAAAAAGGCTTTCAGTGATTGCAGACCTGTAAAAACCTCTATATCAACTTGGCAGTAGAAAAACGCACTTACAAAATACGCAAAATTTTTAAGCTCACAAATATACTTTTAGATTATCAAAAAAGTGGTAATTATGGAAAGAAAAAACGTTTTAGCGATTGGTTTAGCGTTAATTATCGGCGTAGTAATCGGTGCACCCGTCGGGTACTATATCGCTCCAAAACCAACTACCCCAGCAACACCTACAACCTTAGAATTCTGGGCCCCTTTTGCAGGGGAAGAAAGCGCTTTATGGTTCTGGCAAAATGCAAGCGACGCATTCTACAATGAAACAGGCATAGAAGTCAAAATCACGTTTTACACAGGCTCAGAATATATGACAAAACTAACATCGTCTTTCGCAGCTGGGGTTCCACCTGACCTATTCACTAACAAAGGTGGAGGAGAACTTAAGGGATATGTTAATGAAAACGTTGTAGAAGATATAAGCGATCTCTTAGCTGAAGATTGGGCCTTAGCTCAGATCCCAGAATCTATAAGATCATCAGTCACTGTGAACGGTAAAGAGTATGCCCTTCCATATGAACTAACAGTTGTCGGTATTTTGATCAATAGCCTACTTTTTGATCAAGCAAGTGTTGCCGTCCCTTCTATAGAGACAGGTTGGACATGGACTGAATTTATAGCGGCATGTAATGCACTAAAGGTCGCTGGAACAATCCCTGTTGCAATGAGTGGCAAGGAAGATTGGTCACTTGAGTTCCCTACAGTTTATATTCAAGAAAGGCTTAATGGGCCAGATGCGTTTTTCGATGCGTATGATCGTAAAATAAGTTTTTTTGATCAATACAACAATACGTTTGATAAGGTTCAGGAATGGGTTGACGGAGACTACTTCCAACTAGGCTGGGAAACAGCTGGTTACATGGATGCATACCAAGCGTTTTCAACAGGGCAAGCGGCAATGTGGATACAGGGCACATGGGCTGTTGGAATGTGTTTAGGTATAGAAGGGCTTGACTTGGACGCTGTTCCATGGCCATATTTTTCAGAGGAATCCAATGCAAGCGTAAAGGATTTGGTTTTTGGAGGAGGCACCTTTATCGGGGTAGCTGCTGATAGTGCATACATTGATGAGGCTAAAGCCTTCTTAAGATTCTGCTCTAGACCGGAATGGCAAATAAAAATGATCCAATCGATTGGAACCCCCATAGCACAGAAAATAATGTTGCCCCCAGACATTTTTGACCCAACTACCGAAAAGTTCATAGACATGGTAGCGAGAGCTTCGCGGTTACAAGGAACATATGCATATCAAGTATCCCCACAATTTAAAGGTACCATGATGGATCAATTTGCTCTAATTTGGGCACTTCAAACAACACCCGAAACTGCAGCGACAACCATCGAAACAAATGCGGTAGAATTACTGGGTCCAGTAACTGGTTAGTTTCAGATTGCAATGTGATTTTCATGAGTGTGACAGTTTGCTAAAGGACCTTAAGAAAGGTATCGAGAATCTCAGAACTTTAAGTGAGGCTCAAGGCTGGATTAAAGAGAGGGAAGAAAATTACTACAAATTCTTAGATACTAGAGACATCATAATTTGCTTGGGAAAGGAGATCGGTGAATTCTATAAAGCATACGTAAACAAGGAGGTATACCCCGATCGTTGGTGGGGTGGAGCCGAAGGGGCTGAAAGTATGGGTGATGAACTAGCAGATGTACTTAACTGGTGCTTAGTTCTTTCGAATAGGCTTAAAGCAGATCTGTGTAAAGTAATAGGGAGGATAGAAGGGTTTAAGGAGAAGATGACACCGGAGGAGATTCAGGATTATGTAAGAGACAAGTACCCAAAGGAAACCAGCACAAGACAGATACTCCTACGAATCGGCGGAGCCTTCGGCGATCTTTGCGGGAGATACTTAGAGTTGAAAATTAAGCCTGTAGAGCTCCTCCCTGGGATTGAAAAAGTAGCTCTCTGGTGCTTTTCCATGGCAAACGCTATTGGCATAGACCTTTTTGAAGCATGGAAAAACAGACCTATACCTGGGAGATAGAGGATGATTAGATGGATAGAGAGGAAATGATGCTAAGCAGGGAATACGAACTCTGCATGGAAGATGTGAGAACAATAGAGGATGCCCAGAAATGGGACCACGAACGCTTTGGAGTTTTCGACGATCACAGAGACCTAAGAGATGATTTGGCTTGGTTAGGAGAAGAAATAGGCGAACTTTGCAAAGCGTATCTGAACAAGAGTCATCCTGGAAGATGGTGGACAAATACGATAGGCGAAGAAGGCATTGAAAATGAGATAACCGATATATTCCATTGGTGCATGGCGACTTCCGACAGACTTGAAGAAAACTTGGAAAAACTCTTACTAAAACTTGAAGGATGGAAGAAGAGACCTACAGTTGAAGAAATGCAAACTAAGCTAGCGAAGAAATACCCTAAAGAAACCGATCTTGTACGAATAATATTTCGTATTAGCCAGCAATATGGCGAAGTATGCGACAACTGTCTGAAGGGCGATTTTGTTGAGGCATCAAGAAGCTTAGCGAAAATTTTGCGCATGTGTCTGATTGCGTCAAACCTAACTAAAATGGATATACTTGAAGTTTGGAAGAAAAAGCGTGTGCCTGGAAAGTAGAACAGTCATAACACCTTTTTAGATTGTGGATTCAAAAGTCCCCCGCATGAAGCAGAGAGTAAAAAGTCTTTGACTTCTCATTTTTTTGTGTGTGAAGTGTGCTGAAAATGATTTTAAATGGTGTTGAAGTGGAGGAAACTTTTGCAGAGCTTTGGGAATTAAAAATAGCTAGACTGCTTGTCACGGCTATCTCAAGAGACTTGGCGTTACGAGCTGCTTATCAAGCCACCGGCTTCGCGTTTAGTATCGCGATATGTCCTGTTCAATCGGGAATAGAAAGATTCTCTCCTTCGGAGGTAAATCCAGACGGTAGACCTGGTGTGATTATGCAGTTTTCGGTTCCTTCTGGCTCCAAGTATGGCGTTGAACGGTTAAAGGAACAGCTAATTGCAAGAGCTCTAACGCTTTCTATGGTTCCTACTGCTTCTCTCTTCGACTTTATGCCATTTGAAGCTATAACGGAGACTTTGCCTGTAGGCGAGGCAATTAGAAAACATGGAGAAGGCTACGAAAAGGAACTAATGATCGGGAAACATCGAGTTATTTGTATTCCAGTCACAAGCGGAAAATTTAACGTGGAACGAACCGTTGGAGTCACAACTGGTTTAGATGGATTGTTCGTTATTATGGCTGAAAACCAAGCCATAGCGGTATCAGCCGCCAATGCTGCTTGGGATGCTATGAAATTGATTGAAGGAGTGTGTCCCTACGGTTTAGGCATGGACAACGCAATTAAAAAGGGGTCTAATAGGTATACAGATATCATTGCAAGTACTCATGACTTGTTTTGCCCCACCATTCAAAACATAGTTCCAGGCTCTAAGGTGCCCATAGGCGTTCAATCCATTGTGACGGTTGTCTTTATGGGTTTAAACGCTAGTGAGATTAGAAGAGCTACGCATGAAGGTATTGTCGCAGCTACGAAAATCGAGGGCGTTAAGAGGATTTCAGCTTATAATTTCGGAGGAAAAATGGGGAGCCACAAATTACATCTTTCTGACATCCTCAAGATGGAATAACTTACTGTTGTCTACACGTACATTATGGGCTTCATCTTCGAATTATAACACACTATAGCTTGAGCCCTGCACCAGCGATTTTTTGATAATGTCTGCTCTTAATCGTCCTGCTCTGCATAAAGTGCCTGTTCGAAGATCGTTAAGGGTTACTTCTGAGGGGGCATAATTCCCAAAATCGACTTTGTAAAAATTTTTGCCTGCCTGTTCGTAGAGTTCACCGTATAACTTTCCGTAGTCTGGTGAGCGATTCTCTATAACCATCTCCTTCGCTAATTTGCATACATCCTCCTCTTCTTGGGTTTCGATGGTGTAGAAAGTTCTCAAGCCATACATCATTAAGTCATTAGCCATGCCCATTCCCACAGTGCTGTTAGGGTGAACAGGTGCTATAGGAGCTATACCAGCCCCTGATTTCAGTTTTGTTATGTCGTAATCCATGTAGAATAACGTGTAAACCCCGTTTTCGACGCAACGTCCTGCAATTTGAATGTTTCCTGCGAGACAGTTTGTGGGAACAATAAGAATGTACACTCTTTTCATATCTATTCCTGTTTCTTTAGATACATGCGTCACAATGCTTTCTGTTGGAAATTTGCTCATTGGAAACTTGTCACATTGAATTACTAAAATAGCCACGTCCGCTTTTTCTTCATGTTTTAAGGAATCAAAGACTTCAGCAGGAGTCTTCGCCAAAGCTCGAGCCGGTCCGGACCCGATAGCCATACCTAATCCAAGAAGATTCTTGGCAACCTCTTTTGGGATTCTCCAACCTCCCATTTGGCTTCCCATAGTAGCAAGAGCGGGGTGATCTGTTGTTACATGCATGGCAGGAAGGACGAATTCGCCAAAGTCCATGAACGTGACTTTGGCTTGTCCGATGCCGCCTAGAGTAACCTCTGTTACGCATTTTCCAGCTTCGAATCCGCCAGGGACCTCCATTCCACAATCTATTATAGTTGCACCGTTTTTCGTTTCGTGTACGAAAATGCCTATTTCGTCAGCTTCTTTGATCATGTATTTTACAATGGGAAGCGCAGATTTGTTCAAGCTTATTTTCGTCAACTTAAACCCTGTTTTTTCTATATAACTATGATGAATATTAAATTAGCTTTGCACGGTGCATGGGGTAGCCTTAAATTAAGTATTTAAAAGTATAAGATAAATTGAGGTAGGTGACTGGATGGGCTTACTTATTAAAAATGGCTTACTAATCACTATGGATGATCAAAGAAGAATTATTGAAAATGGTGCTGTTGCTGTAGAAGATGATAGAATAGTAGATGTGGGGAAAACTGATCAGTTGGAGAGGAAGTATAGGAACGCTGACACAGTTATAGATGCCAGTAACATGGCTGTTTTACCAGGATTGATAAACACACATACCCACCTCATTCAAAACCTACTGAAAGGCATAGGCGAACATGAAAAGACAATTGAAGAATGGTGCAAGTTAATTTTATATCCTTTATATCACGCTGCGAATGAGGAGGCTTTAGCTGGAAACGACCGAATCGCCTATTTTGCGTCTCTAATGGCTTTTCTTGAGATGCTGCGGTCTGGAACCACATGTTTTGTAGCTATGGATGGAATGCACCCAGGAATTTGTGAAGCGATGAAGAAAATAGACATTCGCGGATTTCACGCCCTCGTTATGGTTGACTCGTGGGTTCCAGAAGATGTGAGGCTTCCCGTGAAACAGCAACTCCGATTTATAGATGAAATTGTCACTAAGTGGCACGGAGCCGAGAATGGAAGAATTCAATGCATGATTGCCCCTTCCACTCCCTTTTGCTCCACTGATGAATACCTTCAAAAATCTTTAGAGTTGGCTGAGAAATACAAGTTGCGATTAAGCATACATGTTTCTGAAACACTCTATGAAGTTGAGCTTATTCGAAAGGAAAAGGGCAAGCGCCCAGTAGAGTTTCTTCACGACCTCGGACTTCTTGGGCCTAATGTCCTTGCTGTACATACCATATGGGTGGATGACCGTGAAATCGCGTTGTTAAGAGATGACGGAGTTAAAGTATCTCATAATCCAGAGAGCAACATGAAAGGTGGAAATGGTGTGGCTCCAGTACCCAAAATGTTGCAGCAGGGCATAACTGTCTCCTTAGCTACTGATGGTTGCGGTGGTAATGATAACTTGGATATGTTTGACGCCATGAGAACTGCAGCTTTTCTGCATAAAGTTTCTGCCCTAGATCCAACTGTGATTTCTGCACGAAAGGTTTTAGAAATGTCTACCATTGATGCAGCAAGGTCGATAGGTCAAGAGAAAGAGTTAGGCTCTATTGAAGTGGGTAAAAAGGCTGACATTATTTTTATAGATTTGTATAAACCACGTTTTCAACCCTTACACAACGTCGAAAAAGCTCTTGTATATTGTGCTTGTGGAGAGGATGTGGACACGGTTATTGTAGATGGTAAAGTTCTCATGGATCACAAAAGAATCATAACTGTGAATGAAGGAGAAACCATTGATGAAGCGAGGAGAATAATTTATGACGCGATGCAAAAAGCTAAGGAGTATCTTCCTCATGCTAGCTGGATGAAGTCGCGTGATTGTTAGACGTTTCCATAAATAATCACAGTGCGTAGTTAAGGTAATCTGATCGCGCTTTTTGCGCTATGTAACGAAAATACGAGCTATTTTTAATCAGAGTTTTTGGATAAAGGTAATTCAGGCACTAAGCATCATCTTTGTGACTTACTGTGCATGCACAAAGTTTTTAGAAAAGCCTTTACTCATCTTTGTCATCTTCTCATTCAAAGAGGACACAAAATTGGCAAAAAAAAGGTTGAAAGAACAACTGACAACGATTGTTGGTTCAGAGAATTTTTCGGACAATTTTCTAGACAGATTAACATATTCAAAAAGTAGCTCTTTCGAAGAAGCTGGAGTTCCCTCATATGTAGTTAGACCCAGAAATACAGAGCAAGTTGCGGAGATTCTGAAAATAGCAAACGAGTATGAAACTCCTGTGTACGTGTGGGGAAGAGGAACTATATTCATTGCGTCAGGAGTTCAGGAAAACTGCGTACTGATTGACATGACTGGAATGAATAATATATTAAATATTGATGAGGAAACAATGTCCGTTACGGTTGAGGCAGGAGCCATATGGGATGCCTTGAATACTGAGTTGAAAAAGAAAAAGTGGGAACTCTCCATCCAAGGTCCAGGTAGCCTAGTATCCTGCACTGTCGGTGGATCACTTGCTGCTAGTATGGTCCCTCACGGCTTAACCGGAGAGGGAACAACTGGAGAGAACGTTCTCAACTTGGAAGTCGTTTTACCGAGTGGAGAGATAATCAAAACAGGTTCCGCTGCAAATCCACAAGGCATACCCTTTGAAAGATACTGCAACGGTCCAGACGTCGCCGGACTTTTCATAGGGTCTTGCGGTACTTTAGGTATCATAACAAAAGCTACATTAAAAATCCAAAGGATGCCTGAAGCTGAGGAATTCCTTTGTTATAGCTTTGACGATTTGAGAAAGGCATTTAAGATCGCTTTGAAGTTGCTTCAACGACGCTGTACTCGATTTCTTGTGGTTTGTCAAGGAGATCTTCCAGTTAAGGCTGTAGCTTTAATGCATATTATTACAACTGGAGGAAAGGAGGAAGTCGAAATAAAGATCAAAACCATCAAGTCAATATGTGAAACATATGGAGGAAGAAAAATAGACAACACGGGAACCAGAAACTACTGGAAAACGCATAATGTTATGTATTCATGGCTCAGATGGAAAGATCCAAAGACATATTATGCTCGTAAGGGAATTCCTTACTTCTGCCCCGAAATCTTTGGATTCCTTCCATTGCCGAAACTCGTTGATATAAGTGAAGCTTTTTGGAATTACTGGAGTGAGCATGAGACGCAAATAAAGAAGCACAATGCCCTTGTCAAGGGTTTTGACGTGTATTTTTCAAAAAATGGGGGATATCTGTGGATTGATACGCTCTATTCTTATGTAGATAAAGAGGCCTTCGAGTTTGGCTTACAAGTTCAAAAAGACCTTTACGAGATGTTGCTTGACTATGGAGGCGCTCCGGGTACTGTGGGTAGCGGCGAAATAGCTGAGCGTATCATGTCGAGGCTGGTTGGTTACCACGATTTTTTAAGAAAATTGAAGAAGGCTATCGATCCGAATCGCATTTTAAACCCAAATGTTTTGGATCTGTAGGTGAGTTGTTATGTTACTTGAGAAGTATACGAATGATTTGTATAAGTGTATCAGATGTGGATTCTGCTTTGATCTAAGCTGGCTAGGACAGTACCGTATGTGCCCGATAAACGAAATCAAGGGATTTCAATCTTACAGCGCCAAAGGAAAACTAATTTTAGCTATAGCACTCCTTGAGGGAAAAGTAGAGTTCAACGAAGATCTCTCAAAACACGTTTTCATGTGCACCGATTGCGGTGCATGTGAGCAAAACTGTTTCTTCTCTCTAGAACTAAGCAACATCTTCGACGCGTTGAAAGCAGACGTGGTTGCACACGGATTAACAATGAAAGAACACGCTTCGATGCTTGAGAAAACCCGGAAATACGATAATATATTTGGGCAACCACACGAAAAGAGACTACACTGGCTCTCTGGAGAAATCAACAAAAAAGCTGAAGCAGTTTATTTCGTCGGGTGTACAACTGCGCTTGCCAGAACAAGGATAGCCAAAGCCAATTATGAAATTATGAAACACTCAGATCTAGATTTTACAATTCTCAAAAACGAAAAATGTTGCGGTTTTCCGCTGTTGTCTATTGGACAAGTAGAAACTGCAAAAAAGCTTGCTGAGTACAATATTCAAGAAATAGAAAAAATCGGAGCCCAGAGGGTAGTGTTTTCGTGTCCGGGATGTTATAGAATGTTCAAAAAAGAATATCCCAAATTAGTTGGGCGACTACCATTTGAGGCAGTTCACACAACCGAGATTTACGAGGAACTTATGGACAATGAAGACTTAGTTCCAAAGAAAAAAATCACCCGCAAAGTTACTTATCATGATCCTTGCCATCTTGGTAGGCACATAGGCTTGTATGAACCCCCAAGAAAGATCCTTGAAGAGATTCCAGGTTTAATGATGACTGAGATGACTAGAAACAGAGAGTATGCCTATTGTTGTGGAGCTGGAGGAGGTCTGCCCCAAGCCTTTCCAGAAATTTCGACTAGTATCGCGGTGAATAGACTAAAGGAGGCAGAAGAGACAGGGGCGCAGGTGCTTGCTTCGTCGTGTCCAGCGTGTAGCTCAAACTTCATGTTAGCAAGATATCGGTCTAAGGTAAAGTTGGATATTAGAGATGTGGCGGAACTGATCGTGGAAACATTAAAATAAGCAGACTCGTGAGGGAAGTGGTTAAAATGGAAGTTAAATGTGGAAGAAGAAAAAAAGGCGTTAGACACCCATAAGAAGTCAATAATTATCGATTCGTTAAATGCGTCCATCATGTCAGATGAATACTTTCAAAAACTACGCGTTGGCGGAGTAACCGCGATAAACTACACAATTGCCATGATGCATAGCATGTCTGAAACAGTTAAGAGAATTTTAGATATGCACGACTTGATAAATGAAGAGAATGATAAAGTGCTGTTGGCAACTACAGCCGAAGACGTGGTTACAGCAAAGCGAGATGGAAAAGTTGCTATTTTTCTAGGTTTCCAAAATGTAGTACCATTGGAAAACGACTTGAGGATACTAAAGCTCTATCATCATTTGGGGGTAAGAATCATCCAGCTAAGTTATCACTTCAGGAATGCAGCGGCAGAAGGCGGTGCAGAACGTACGGATTCAGGACTAAGTCTCTTCGGAATATCGCTAGTAAAAGAGCTAAATCGGTTAGGAATTGTGGTGGATCTCGCGCATGTCGGAAAACAGAGTGTTCTGGAGGCTATAGAATTTTCAGAGGATCCAGTAATAGCCTCACACTCAAACCCTCGAGCACTCATAGATGCATACCAGAATAAAACAGACGAAGAAATCAGGATTTTGGCTGAAAAGGGAGGCGTTATCGGAATAACAGCTTTCCCGAGACTTGTCAGCAAAGAACCAGATAATTGCACTCGACGACTTGTTAAATTACATCGATTACGTTGTGGAATTAGTTGGGGTGGACTACATTGGTATAGGATTAGACTTTGCTGAGGGATGGGCGGAATATCCACCTGCAAGAAGAAAGCTCATAATGATTGATAAAAGGGTATACAGCTGGCCCAAAGGAATTGAGACTATAACAGAATTTCCAAATATTACAAGAGGTTTGGTTGCAAGAGGCTACTCAGATAAAGAGATTCAGAAAATTCTAGGAGGAAACTTCTTAAGGGTGTTTAAGAGGGTCTTTGGAAAATAGGAACGCTAAATGTTGACGAAAAATAGTCTACTGTACACCGATGATGATGTATTGAAATTTGCGTAGCTTAGTTTGGTAAATCGAAGATTTTGGCTACACTATATTATGCAAACTATGTCTTCGCACCAATTCCTGCAGCTATTCCTTTCTTGATCTTTTCAGAGAAAAACATGTAAAGTATAAGCGGTGGAATAGTTGAGATGATTATTCCGGCGGCTAATGGACCGTATTGAATTAGATATTGGCCTCTAAATATGAAAAGGCCTAGTGGCAACGTCATCATGTCAGTTGATCTGAGGAAGACTAGGGGATAGAGAAAATCGTTCCATATGAATATGGCTTCTAAACTCATAGCTATCAAAACAGTT harbors:
- a CDS encoding MazG-like family protein, with translation MLKDLKKGIENLRTLSEAQGWIKEREENYYKFLDTRDIIICLGKEIGEFYKAYVNKEVYPDRWWGGAEGAESMGDELADVLNWCLVLSNRLKADLCKVIGRIEGFKEKMTPEEIQDYVRDKYPKETSTRQILLRIGGAFGDLCGRYLELKIKPVELLPGIEKVALWCFSMANAIGIDLFEAWKNRPIPGR
- the mch gene encoding methenyltetrahydromethanopterin cyclohydrolase, whose protein sequence is MTKISLNKSALPIVKYMIKEADEIGIFVHETKNGATIIDCGMEVPGGFEAGKCVTEVTLGGIGQAKVTFMDFGEFVLPAMHVTTDHPALATMGSQMGGWRIPKEVAKNLLGLGMAIGSGPARALAKTPAEVFDSLKHEEKADVAILVIQCDKFPMSKFPTESIVTHVSKETGIDMKRVYILIVPTNCLAGNIQIAGRCVENGVYTLFYMDYDITKLKSGAGIAPIAPVHPNSTVGMGMANDLMMYGLRTFYTIETQEEEDVCKLAKEMVIENRSPDYGKLYGELYEQAGKNFYKVDFGNYAPSEVTLNDLRTGTLCRAGRLRADIIKKSLVQGSSYSVL
- a CDS encoding (Fe-S)-binding protein translates to MLLEKYTNDLYKCIRCGFCFDLSWLGQYRMCPINEIKGFQSYSAKGKLILAIALLEGKVEFNEDLSKHVFMCTDCGACEQNCFFSLELSNIFDALKADVVAHGLTMKEHASMLEKTRKYDNIFGQPHEKRLHWLSGEINKKAEAVYFVGCTTALARTRIAKANYEIMKHSDLDFTILKNEKCCGFPLLSIGQVETAKKLAEYNIQEIEKIGAQRVVFSCPGCYRMFKKEYPKLVGRLPFEAVHTTEIYEELMDNEDLVPKKKITRKVTYHDPCHLGRHIGLYEPPRKILEEIPGLMMTEMTRNREYAYCCGAGGGLPQAFPEISTSIAVNRLKEAEETGAQVLASSCPACSSNFMLARYRSKVKLDIRDVAELIVETLK
- a CDS encoding formylmethanofuran--tetrahydromethanopterin N-formyltransferase (catalyzes the transfer of a formyl group from formylmethanofuran to tetrahydromethanopterin tetrahydromethanopterin), whose protein sequence is MILNGVEVEETFAELWELKIARLLVTAISRDLALRAAYQATGFAFSIAICPVQSGIERFSPSEVNPDGRPGVIMQFSVPSGSKYGVERLKEQLIARALTLSMVPTASLFDFMPFEAITETLPVGEAIRKHGEGYEKELMIGKHRVICIPVTSGKFNVERTVGVTTGLDGLFVIMAENQAIAVSAANAAWDAMKLIEGVCPYGLGMDNAIKKGSNRYTDIIASTHDLFCPTIQNIVPGSKVPIGVQSIVTVVFMGLNASEIRRATHEGIVAATKIEGVKRISAYNFGGKMGSHKLHLSDILKME
- a CDS encoding FAD-binding oxidoreductase, which produces MAKKRLKEQLTTIVGSENFSDNFLDRLTYSKSSSFEEAGVPSYVVRPRNTEQVAEILKIANEYETPVYVWGRGTIFIASGVQENCVLIDMTGMNNILNIDEETMSVTVEAGAIWDALNTELKKKKWELSIQGPGSLVSCTVGGSLAASMVPHGLTGEGTTGENVLNLEVVLPSGEIIKTGSAANPQGIPFERYCNGPDVAGLFIGSCGTLGIITKATLKIQRMPEAEEFLCYSFDDLRKAFKIALKLLQRRCTRFLVVCQGDLPVKAVALMHIITTGGKEEVEIKIKTIKSICETYGGRKIDNTGTRNYWKTHNVMYSWLRWKDPKTYYARKGIPYFCPEIFGFLPLPKLVDISEAFWNYWSEHETQIKKHNALVKGFDVYFSKNGGYLWIDTLYSYVDKEAFEFGLQVQKDLYEMLLDYGGAPGTVGSGEIAERIMSRLVGYHDFLRKLKKAIDPNRILNPNVLDL
- a CDS encoding membrane dipeptidase, producing the protein MLNYIDYVVELVGVDYIGIGLDFAEGWAEYPPARRKLIMIDKRVYSWPKGIETITEFPNITRGLVARGYSDKEIQKILGGNFLRVFKRVFGK
- a CDS encoding membrane dipeptidase — its product is MEEEKKALDTHKKSIIIDSLNASIMSDEYFQKLRVGGVTAINYTIAMMHSMSETVKRILDMHDLINEENDKVLLATTAEDVVTAKRDGKVAIFLGFQNVVPLENDLRILKLYHHLGVRIIQLSYHFRNAAAEGGAERTDSGLSLFGISLVKELNRLGIVVDLAHVGKQSVLEAIEFSEDPVIASHSNPRALIDAYQNKTDEEIRILAEKGGVIGITAFPRLVSKEPDNCTRRLVKLHRLRCGISWGGLHWYRIRLC
- a CDS encoding amidohydrolase gives rise to the protein MGLLIKNGLLITMDDQRRIIENGAVAVEDDRIVDVGKTDQLERKYRNADTVIDASNMAVLPGLINTHTHLIQNLLKGIGEHEKTIEEWCKLILYPLYHAANEEALAGNDRIAYFASLMAFLEMLRSGTTCFVAMDGMHPGICEAMKKIDIRGFHALVMVDSWVPEDVRLPVKQQLRFIDEIVTKWHGAENGRIQCMIAPSTPFCSTDEYLQKSLELAEKYKLRLSIHVSETLYEVELIRKEKGKRPVEFLHDLGLLGPNVLAVHTIWVDDREIALLRDDGVKVSHNPESNMKGGNGVAPVPKMLQQGITVSLATDGCGGNDNLDMFDAMRTAAFLHKVSALDPTVISARKVLEMSTIDAARSIGQEKELGSIEVGKKADIIFIDLYKPRFQPLHNVEKALVYCACGEDVDTVIVDGKVLMDHKRIITVNEGETIDEARRIIYDAMQKAKEYLPHASWMKSRDC
- a CDS encoding extracellular solute-binding protein; this translates as MERKNVLAIGLALIIGVVIGAPVGYYIAPKPTTPATPTTLEFWAPFAGEESALWFWQNASDAFYNETGIEVKITFYTGSEYMTKLTSSFAAGVPPDLFTNKGGGELKGYVNENVVEDISDLLAEDWALAQIPESIRSSVTVNGKEYALPYELTVVGILINSLLFDQASVAVPSIETGWTWTEFIAACNALKVAGTIPVAMSGKEDWSLEFPTVYIQERLNGPDAFFDAYDRKISFFDQYNNTFDKVQEWVDGDYFQLGWETAGYMDAYQAFSTGQAAMWIQGTWAVGMCLGIEGLDLDAVPWPYFSEESNASVKDLVFGGGTFIGVAADSAYIDEAKAFLRFCSRPEWQIKMIQSIGTPIAQKIMLPPDIFDPTTEKFIDMVARASRLQGTYAYQVSPQFKGTMMDQFALIWALQTTPETAATTIETNAVELLGPVTG
- a CDS encoding 2-oxo acid dehydrogenase subunit E2; its protein translation is MVTYIRMPKLGLTMTEGIVVNWLKKEGDWVEKGEALLEVETEKIVNEIEAAESGILFKIVALEGTVVPVSGLVAIIAKPGEEVPPIEETLKAEMPAKMPEVEKPKEIEKPTVAPVPKERIKISPVAKKIAKERKIDVTNIKGTGPGGRIVKKDVLSVLDETKAPTAAPIAPPAIEPVKVEKIIDIIGIRKTISERLSQSYRTAVHTILMTRVDMTETIKLRRELLAEMEKTAKASLTYTGILVKAVAIALKDHPIINSTLEGDKIKILEDINVGVAVALEEGLIVPVVQNADKKALSEIALCLTELTEKAKHRLLSSDEVTRGTFTITNLGMYGIDTFVPIINPPESAILGVGEIDEKPVVADGHIVVRSVMNLSLVFDHRVFGGAQGAKFLQTLKRILENPSTLLN